From a single Maniola hyperantus chromosome 3, iAphHyp1.2, whole genome shotgun sequence genomic region:
- the LOC117996240 gene encoding uncharacterized protein, producing MNKEKLIEEVRRYPCLYDASDAKYADSAKRDQTWKSIARTLSATESECKKTWTNLRESYRRAVVKTRTKSGQAAISSKKWQFEEEMSFLLPHMKQRKTISSLTEDDSEVDENFDVNELLSNHDSLMSSNDSELNVANQPESASTNTSANSSLFPNIPKRKRFKGTQECTSASAQLLQYLLKEKETNKDDEIDKFFSSIATTVKKLNRYSQSVLKSRIFNMVSEFELQEIQEQTNFYAGSSRHNIESPSTSGYNTHNTGPSGYNTHHVGSSDYDLHNAGPSEFNTRNAELSGNNPPVLEEPILNSELPNAIQKNDS from the exons ATGAACAAAGAAAAACTTATAGAAGAAGTTCGAAGATATCCCTGTCTGTACGATGCCAGTGACGCAAAATACGCAGATTCTGCCAAAAGGGATCAAACATGGAAATCTATTGCTAGAACGTTGTCTGCAACAG aatcAGAGTGCAAGAAAACATGGACAAACTTAAGAGAAAGCTATAGAAGGGCAGTTGTTAAGACACGCACAAAAAGTGGTCAGGCTGCTATCTCATCCAAAAAATGGCAATTTGAAGAAGAGATGTCTTTTTTGTTGCCGCATATGAAACAAAGAAAAACTATTTCATCGTTAACGGAAGATGATAGTGAAGTGGACGAAAATTTTGATGTTAACGAATTATTGTCAAATCACGATTCTCTCATGTCATCAAATGACTCAGAACTTAATGTCGCCAACCAACCAGAATCTGCTTCAACAAATACCTCAGCAAACTCTTCTTTGTTTCCAAACATCCCTAAAAGAAAGCGATTCAAAGGGACCCAAGAATGTACCTCGGCATCAGCTCAACTTTTACAATATTTACTCAAAGAAAAAGAGACAAATAAGGATGACGAGATTGACAAGTTTTTTTCGAGCATTGCAAcaacagtaaaaaaattaaatcgttaCAGCCAATCTGTTCTGAAGTCTAGAATATTCAACATGGTGTCTGAATTTGAATTACAAGAAATTCAGGAACAAACTAATTTCTATGCTGGTTCTTCACGACACAATATTGAAAGTCCTTCGACTTCGGGTTATAACACCCACAATACAGGACCTTCGGGCTATAACACCCACCATGTAGGATCTTCGGATTATGACCTCCATAATGCAGGCCCCTCCGAATTTAATACCCGCAATGCAGAGCTTTCAGGCAATAATCCTCCAGTTTTAGAAGAACCGATATTGAACAGTGAATTGCCTAATGCTATACAGAAAAATGATTCCTAA